A part of Solibacillus sp. FSL H8-0538 genomic DNA contains:
- a CDS encoding S-layer homology domain-containing protein, giving the protein MKKKLHYFKATVATAVLASAVTPFAPVPTVASVYFNDVHESDYFYDALAELYDRGVVQTFPNGTIRPHQNLTRGQTAQIIADVLQLDTDDVTNPYFRDISTSHPYYGAIAALSELGIIGGYEDGTFRPNAYVQRHHIAKFLTNAFQLETTLADELPFTDVPEAYRYYVAALYENQITTGKTAKTFNGTANVTRGQLAAFIVRAEQSQWAEPIVTSTQRQSGEFSVTVKNITSTTIQTSQGTYRVDEKLQQLLHATNRKALQDAQLVIRVSNNKISRLSSVTLNSDNTTFDGGNLVIPGNVLVNADDLTIKNVTINGNLTIANEVTNYFSTNNISVDGNLEIGNRVSSTSFYSGPTISLQDSLIKTIDAQVNYVTINSNNILLDVRASERLASLTLNARVQKVNVNTTTPITISGSGAIEQIAVNSTSDITLTGDGQISEVILNNSITRISLGDYIYIKKLISPLGRSAQASVLNYNLVRGQIREFESSTLNNYLYNDTSGESEFAQVRTIIETLNIKWEGNLSATYLEAQRKLAQIKLPAGTYVKAQAGTDYYIGNVLIHLINDDDTIIQVIGPIQVATNKSSLQNLISTIAYVNVSIDGKDIGQAQKWTTSKERQVLHNAVTVAQSVINNYYATQTEVDNAYTLLQSAIKRYYAAQKWGNYSQTNKAYLSAEISAITFVKTSIDGTDIGTTQKWTTLNELIVFQNAIHSAQAVANNPLATQREVDTALYTLQIAINNYAAAHQWGRSISL; this is encoded by the coding sequence ATGAAAAAGAAGTTACATTATTTTAAAGCAACTGTAGCTACTGCGGTACTAGCATCGGCGGTAACACCATTTGCACCAGTGCCAACAGTTGCTAGTGTTTATTTTAATGATGTCCATGAATCGGATTATTTTTATGATGCCTTGGCCGAACTTTATGATCGTGGCGTAGTCCAAACGTTTCCAAATGGTACAATTCGACCGCACCAGAACTTAACACGTGGACAAACAGCGCAAATTATTGCGGATGTACTTCAACTGGATACAGATGATGTAACAAATCCATACTTTAGAGATATTTCGACATCGCATCCATACTACGGAGCGATTGCAGCCCTATCGGAATTGGGTATTATCGGTGGTTATGAAGATGGTACATTCCGTCCGAATGCATATGTGCAACGTCATCATATAGCAAAATTTTTGACGAATGCCTTTCAATTAGAAACAACGTTAGCAGATGAACTTCCGTTTACTGATGTGCCAGAAGCGTATAGATATTATGTAGCTGCGCTCTATGAAAATCAAATTACAACTGGGAAAACTGCTAAAACATTTAACGGAACAGCTAATGTTACACGTGGGCAATTAGCTGCCTTCATTGTACGTGCAGAGCAATCACAGTGGGCAGAACCAATTGTGACTTCAACACAACGACAAAGCGGCGAATTTTCTGTTACGGTAAAAAATATTACGAGTACAACGATTCAAACATCGCAAGGAACATATCGCGTAGATGAGAAATTGCAGCAACTCCTCCACGCAACAAATCGTAAAGCATTACAAGATGCACAGCTTGTTATACGCGTCTCTAATAACAAAATCTCTCGGTTATCTAGTGTAACCCTGAATAGCGACAATACGACATTTGATGGAGGAAATCTCGTTATTCCAGGAAATGTGCTTGTAAATGCCGATGATCTCACGATTAAAAACGTAACAATTAACGGTAACCTAACAATTGCAAATGAAGTCACCAACTATTTCTCTACAAATAATATATCCGTCGATGGAAATTTAGAAATAGGAAATCGTGTTAGCTCAACATCGTTCTACTCTGGCCCAACGATTTCACTACAGGATTCATTGATTAAAACAATTGATGCTCAAGTAAATTATGTCACAATTAATTCAAATAACATATTATTGGATGTCCGTGCCTCGGAACGGTTAGCATCATTAACGCTTAATGCACGTGTTCAAAAAGTAAACGTAAATACGACAACACCAATTACAATCTCAGGTTCAGGCGCTATTGAACAAATTGCAGTGAATAGTACTAGCGATATTACATTGACAGGGGACGGACAAATTTCAGAAGTAATCCTCAATAATTCTATTACGAGAATTTCACTAGGAGACTATATATATATTAAGAAACTGATTAGTCCTCTTGGAAGAAGCGCGCAGGCATCTGTACTAAATTATAATCTAGTGAGAGGGCAAATTCGTGAGTTTGAATCCAGTACGTTAAATAACTATCTCTACAATGATACTTCAGGAGAAAGTGAATTTGCCCAGGTGCGAACAATAATAGAAACTTTAAATATAAAGTGGGAAGGGAATTTATCGGCAACTTATTTAGAGGCGCAAAGAAAATTGGCACAAATTAAACTACCCGCTGGAACTTATGTCAAGGCCCAGGCAGGTACAGATTATTATATTGGGAATGTTTTAATTCATCTGATTAATGATGATGACACAATTATACAAGTCATTGGCCCTATTCAAGTGGCGACTAATAAATCCTCGTTACAAAACCTAATTTCAACTATAGCCTACGTTAACGTATCAATAGATGGTAAAGATATCGGACAGGCACAAAAATGGACGACATCTAAGGAACGCCAAGTATTACACAATGCAGTAACTGTTGCACAATCTGTTATAAATAATTATTATGCAACACAAACAGAAGTAGATAACGCCTATACACTATTACAATCTGCAATAAAACGTTATTATGCAGCTCAAAAATGGGGGAATTATTCGCAAACTAATAAAGCGTATCTCTCGGCTGAAATATCAGCTATTACATTTGTCAAAACTTCTATCGATGGAACTGATATTGGAACGACACAAAAATGGACGACACTAAATGAGCTCATCGTATTCCAAAATGCCATTCACAGTGCACAAGCTGTTGCAAATAATCCATTAGCTACACAACGAGAAGTTGATACGGCACTTTATACGCTACAAATTGCGATTAATAACTATGCAGCTGCACATCAATGGGGAAGAAGTATTTCGTTGTAG